ttttctgacagtcttaaaattttgtctagttttttatgagatttatttggaaattttttggaaaagtttttatgcacgcgttggttttcacgttagtgcccgttttcgttatgccgtaggttccggaagaggtgacggagccgcgaacttcgccgagctagactccgacttctccgaaccaggcaagcatgtttgaaccatTGATATGATAAAtgctttgcatgtttgcgtgagagtTGGTGCGTGGCATATGggtgtcggtgagtacctcgttgcttgtgaggcaactacccgcatgttccaaagttgcgatgatctctggtgagagatggcctaatcatgtggtgacatgaagggcagcaaggtggtactgttgtagcataccagccttgcgtcatccgactaattccgacgttaacgtggacggagtcacgttattgttcttttcccttccgtgctgccacatgtttcttttgccaggatgcggtttagtaagttggtaacctctttccgtgtacacaccaaacagaggggccgggatgatggttccatggccctggattaaagccagtcatccggtcagggggcatgggtgtttccggttgggaccgagaggggggcacccccttagagcgcgcgtatagaaatttgatcccatgctacgcgaggttgtagcctccccgtctcaaggtttttcttgaacgttgccgagggtgatccctggcttcggaatgttgaatgggtgtgtactggttagacgtgtttcttccaaaacaccgtagacggaactagtccccgtgactactgaaatccgttggctgtggttaagtacaaactctgcagagtcaaatccttccaagtcatcatatccatgatcaagtaggaCGATCAGTATATCCATTTCTATCCTCGTGGAAATTTATACCCGGTggacaagctcaagtggtaaacccagtttaattgttattcctgcggatggactaaccttatactTGTCTCGTACTCgtaataatttatgttctcgagctactaaattattgagctacaatataagccctttatgtgatgtcgctcagacgtccgactgtggcatgtttgccttttactttcaatataagccctttatgcgatgtcgctcagacgtccgactgtggcatgtttgtcttttattttctgttataagccctttatgtggtgtcgccccgacgcccgactgtggcatttttattcttgcagtttcctctcgaggagtcattcagaccctcgtttggcaccggtattattattcctgcagtttcctctcgaggagtcattcagacccttgtttggcaccggtattaatattcttgcagtttcctctcgaggagtcattcagaccctcgtttggcacccagtatatatttttgggatttcgggaggactaccgcccgacttctttgttattttcccatgcattattatctctatgttttatctgttcatatgcttcatgtttacatttgttatatcttatgtccgaactgtcttgcgagtactttcatagtactcatctggcttgttgatttggccagatgttgacgaaggcgatctcttggatgaagagtttgatagtgcgtccgacgcctagaggagtcccagtcagtcctgtgcgatcccggatgtTGGTCACTTGTTTTATAAACGCTTCCGCCACCCGAAATAAGTCTCcccgagcctcactccgacgctcgaagagctgtagttttcaggagtcatatcacccacttcgtgGTGATATTTctaccaccgttgttatcgtgagttagtagttatgccaccctatccgccgctatgttttatcggcgttcatgtaataaattgttgagcagtctccgctcaaccttgtattatattcagtactcctggtatttttcttctgtgaccaagatattgtctaccagtgagaaggaattcttctttactggtccgtaaaagggattggtttctcaataaatattttattgaaaaaccggtcgtgacatctattccacaaaagttgacatgcttataagatacattttcatcatgactagtgcaatcgtCATTAgtatcatggatattcaaagagttcatactaacaatatcgcaatcatgctcatcattcaaagatttagtgccaaacattttaatgcattcctcttctaacactttggcacaattatcagaatccttatttccacgaaagacattaaaaagatgaagcatatgaggcatcctcaattccatttttttgtagttttcttttataaactaaactagtgataaaacaagaaactaaaagattcgattgcaagatctaaagatataccttcaagcactcacctccccggcaacaacgccagaaaagagcttgatgtctactacgcaaccttcttcttgtagacattgttgggcctccaagtgcagaggtttttAGGACAGTatcaaatttccctcaagtggatgacctaaggtttatcaatccgtgggaggcgtaggttgaagatggtctctctcaagcaaccctgcaaccaaataacaaagagtctcttgtgtccccaacacacccaatacaatggtaaattgtataggtgcactagttcggcgaagagatggtgatacaggtgcaacatggatgatagatataggtttttgtaatctgaaaatataaaaacagcaaggtaacaagtggtaaaagtgagcgtaaacggtattgcaatgctaggaaacaaggcctagggttcatactttcactagtgcaagttctctcaacaataataacataattggatcatataactatccctcaacatgcaacaaagagtcactccaaagtcactaatagcggagaacaaacgaagagatttttgtagggtacgaaaccacctcaaagttatcctttctgatcgatctattcaagagtcagtagtaaaataacacgaagctattctttccgttcgatctatcatagagttcgtactagaataacaccttcagacacaaatcaaccaaaaccctaatgtcacctagatactccaatgtcacctcaagtatccgtgggtatgattatacgatatgcatcacacaatctcagattcatctattcaaccaacacaaagaacttcaaagagtgccccaaagtttctaccggagagtcaagacaaaaacgtgtgccaacccctatgcagaagttcacgaggtcacggaacccgcaagttgatcaccaaaacatacatcaagtagatcacgtgaatatcccattgtcaccacagataagcacatgcaagacatacattaagtgttctcaaatccttaaagactcaatccgataagataacttcgaagggaaaactcaatccattacaagagaatagagggggagaaacatcataaggtccaaccataatagcaaagctcgcgatacatcaagatcgtaccgagtcaagaacacgagagagagagatcaaacacatagctactggtacataccctcagccccgagggtgaactactccctcctcatcatggagagcgccgggatgatgaagatggccaccggtgagggatcccccctccgacagggtgccggaacgggtctagattggtttttggtggctacaaaggtttgcggcggcggaactcccgatctaggttatgttctaggggtttctgtatatataagaggttttggcgtcgggaacaagtcagggggtctccgaggcggccatgaggtagggggcgcgcccccaccctcgtgggtgcctcaggactcttctgatccatctccgatgctccgtgggcttcttctggtccaaaaataatctccgtcaattttcaggtcaattggactccgtttggttttccttttctgcgaaactcaaaaacaaggaaaaaacagaaactggcactgagctctaggttaataggttagtcccaaaaatcatataaaatagcatataaatgcatataaaacatcctagaaggataatgtaatagcatgaatacttcataaattatagatacgttggagacgtatcagtgtcgagtaatagtagtagatgcaagcaagagtcggtctacttgacacggacgtgatgcctatatgcataatcattgccttggatatcgtcataactttgcgcttttctatcaattgctcgatagtaatttgttcacccaccgtattatttgccttcatgagagaagcctctagtgaatcctatggcccccgggtctattttccatcatatttgtttttgatctACTATTTtacaatcttttattttcagatctataaaccaaaaacccaaaaatatttttatcttttatttagttttatctatctctatcagatctcacctttgcaagtgaccgtgaagggattgacaacccctttatcgtgtttggtgcaagtgtttgattgtttgtgtaggtgcatctattggggacttgggcgtttctcctactggattgataccttggttcttaactgagggaaatacttatatctactgtgctgcatcaccctttccttttcaaggaaaaaaccaacgcaagctcaagaagtagcactaCTGTGAGAGGAAGAAAGGGATAGTTATAAGAAAATAGCATCTATGTTGGTAACATGACATGATATTTTTAATTGAACCAAACCTCCAAGATCATGTCAACGATTAAAACTGGCATTAACCAAACCATCCATACACAATGACTAAGAAGCTAAAAGGACAACCCGCCATGCATCACAAAAAGTATACCCTGTTCTCACTCGGAATGAGTTTCATTTAAGCATTCAGATCAACGACGAACTATACCATCATATGAAAATACACGAGACAACAAAAGAAATAAAATGCTGGATCCATGTGTGTTTAGGAGCTAGGTGCAAGCAAACATTACAATACCTGCAAATAGAACCTTTTGGAGTAGCAGAATAATTTGAAACCACATTGATAAGGGGCAGCCATATAAAATCCAAATTACATCATGGTCAAGATATCAAAAGGAGGAGCTCACACGTGTTGTGACCTTGCCGAAGACCAGCCCTTCGGATTCCTACACAGCCTTGCAAGAAGGCCCCCACCCCCGGTTTTGTGGGTAAGATTTCTACTCTAGTGTCTTTGTTTGAGTAACATTTTCCTGCAAAATTCGGTCCAATGCCCAAATCCAGAAGTGAGGAACAGGGAACACAAACCAAGCTATGTCTCTCAATTAGATAGTTTTCAACAGAGCTCAACACAAACAATGGAATTTTTAGCCAGTCAGCACGACACAAATAACTCTAAAACTGTAGACAAGAGTCACCAACCAAACATTGTTCACATTTCAGAACGAACTTAGATGACTTCAGTTTGCTTGGAAGCCCCATCAAACCTTGTGAGTTGTGAGTATCTTGGCAATAAGTTACAAGTGAAACCTTGTGGTTATATACCTATTTAGATAAGCTTATGATCTGGAAATGGAGCGTGACGTCGTGCAGGTCCTCACTGAAACAAGTGACATGCGCCCCCCTTGAGAAGACAGATGGACTGAAGAGGTGATTTGGCTTGTCATCGGAGCCTGCGAAGCCACCACCAAATCTAAGAACCTTGTTGTGAGAAGACATGATGTCGGGGTGGATCTAGATGCACACATAACAATTGTTGAGGTAAATTAATTTGCGATTAAGGCCCCGCTTGGCTTCCAGGAGCGAGGGAAGCATGTGTGCGTGTGGGTGCCCGCGCCTGTACAGCAGCGGGGGGAGCAGCTCCCATGGCCACGGCGGCCACGGCCGGGAGCTCAGCTCCGACCAAAATGCGCCCGCGCCTGTACATGAGCGAGGGGAGCAACAACGAAAGGGGCAGAGAGAGATGAGATGGATGGAAAAGGGACGCGAATTCAACCTCTGCCGACGGAGAGGATGCGCGCCGGCGACCATCACGCGAGCCTCCTCCAGGCGATGGCGATGGCGCGCGAGCGGCAGCGTCCGCTTGCTCCTCCCGGCGACGCTTCGAGGCCCAGGGCGGGGGCGGTGAGCTCGACGGGACAGAAGCATCGCAACCGAAGGCAGGGACGAGGAGGGCCGGTGGTGGTGAGTGACGGGAGGATAGAAGGCATGGTGGCGGCGCTAGGGGGCGGGAGGACGGGTGGTGGCGACGACGTAGAAAAAAGCTAGGGTTAGGGGAACGAGGAGAGAATGGGGGAAGTGAGGAGACGAAGAGAGGATGATGCGGTCGGTGCCCTATCGGCACCCCTCTCCTAGGTTGACAAAAGTCAAAATTAACCTCGGCGGCCACCGGATTTTACTGGCGGTGGCACGACCCTCGCACTCATATGGACGAACACCGATCGTGCAGTGCTTTGCAGTCAGTGTCAGTAGCAGACCGCCCACCGCTCGGCCCACCAGTCAGCGAGccaaagaaaaaaattgaaagtaaAAACGAAACAACACTATTCATTGATTTTCACATCAAAGTCGATCCAACGACACAGATCAAGCCATCTGAAGATCCGACGGTCCGGATTCATTTGGACACTCAATCCGACAATCGAGAATGCTTGTGCCCTCAGAAGGCTCTATTTTTTTTTCGAAACAGAGACAAAAGCCTCATCGATTAATTAAGCAGAAGAGAATTACCCGGTTAATTAAAGGAAAACCATGCGAAAACCGAAGAAGGCTCTATTTTAGCTTAGCTCACAATATAACAATGGGATGGGATGGGATGACGAGGGCCCATTTTCTCACTTTGCACCCGGTCTCCATTTTCCCCGGTACTGCCCTGACCCGCACTCCGGTGAGAAACCGCAACAGCCACACGCGAACGTTTTGGGGGAAGTGgggtccggttgtagatgctctcccctcccctcccctcccctcgtTTTAAAACCGCAGCCGCTCCTCCTCCCCACTTCCCCTCCTGCACCCACCCACTCCGCCGAGAAACAGCAACAGCCACAGCCACACGCCCACGCGCACACACCAGATCGTCGACAGCGATGGCAACGGCAGCGGCAGCGGGAACGAGGGAGGAGATGGTCTACATGGCGAAGCTGGCGGAGCAGGCCGAGCGGTACGAGGAGATGGTCGAGTTCATGGAGAAGgtcgtggcggcggcggggaccggcGAGCTCACCGTCGAGGAGAGGAACCTGCTCTCAGTCGCGTACAAGAACGTCATTGGGGCGCGTCGTGCTTCCTGGCGCATCGTGTCCTCCATCGAGCAGAAGGAGGAAGGGCGCGGAGCGGCGGGGCACGCCGCCGCGGCGCGCGGGTACCGCGCACTTGTCGAGGCCGAGCTCTCCAACATCTGCGCGGGGATCCTCCGTCTCCTCGACGAACGCTTagtccccgccgccgtcgccgtcgacgCCAAGGTATTCTACCTGAAGATGAAGGGAGACTACCATCGCTACCTCGCGGAGTTCAAGTCGGCCGCCGAGCGCAAGGATGCCGCTGACTCCACCCTCGGTGCCTACCAGGCCGCTCAGGTATCCCCCTATCTTTAACTAGCTTTTCTCCCTTCCTCTGATGAGCGGTTTGACTTTTTTTTTTTTGGGATCTTGGGTGGTTCCTTGCTCTAGGACATAGCCATGAAGGAGCTGCCACCGACTCACCCCATCAGACTGGGCCTCGCGCTCAACTTCTCCGTGTTCTACTATGAGATCCTCAACTCGCCTGATCGTGCGTGCTCGCTCGCCAAACAGGTACTTTGCTGTTACTTTCTCACCTTCTGAGCAAGTTTGGGCAGTTCTATAAATTGGCACAGATCAGTCGCAGAAGATGCTAGAGCACGATTtgtttttcctcttttttcctctTCTCCAATGCACTCAGCCTCTTTTTTCCTACTCCCTCCGacccataatgtaagacattgTAGAGTCAAAAAtcgtcttatattatgggacggagggaataGTTCTTTGCATCCGCATATACAATATTTTTCATTTTCATATGAAGTAGATTCTTGTGCAG
This sequence is a window from Aegilops tauschii subsp. strangulata cultivar AL8/78 chromosome 7, Aet v6.0, whole genome shotgun sequence. Protein-coding genes within it:
- the LOC109781144 gene encoding 14-3-3-like protein GF14-A isoform X1, which encodes MATAAAAGTREEMVYMAKLAEQAERYEEMVEFMEKVVAAAGTGELTVEERNLLSVAYKNVIGARRASWRIVSSIEQKEEGRGAAGHAAAARGYRALVEAELSNICAGILRLLDERLVPAAVAVDAKVFYLKMKGDYHRYLAEFKSAAERKDAADSTLGAYQAAQDIAMKELPPTHPIRLGLALNFSVFYYEILNSPDRACSLAKQAFDEAIAELDSLGEDSYKDSTLIMQLLRDNLTLWTSDMQQDDAGDEMRDSSKPEDEQ
- the LOC109781144 gene encoding 14-3-3-like protein GF14-A isoform X2, with product MATAAAAGTREEMVYMAKLAEQAERYEEMVEFMEKVVAAAGTGELTVEERNLLSVAYKNVIGARRASWRIVSSIEQKEEGRGAAGHAAAARGYRALVEAELSNICAGILRLLDERLVPAAVAVDAKVFYLKMKGDYHRYLAEFKSAAERKDAADSTLGAYQAAQDIAMKELPPTHPIRLGLALNFSVFYYEILNSPDRACSLAKQAFDEAIAELDSLGEDSYKDSTLIMQLLRDNLTLWTSDMQDDAGDEMRDSSKPEDEQ